A region from the uncultured Holophaga sp. genome encodes:
- a CDS encoding ATP-binding protein, producing the protein MTGRTATTLIRGLVFYRLFLPVLLLGVGTTLGLGCYNAVKLARQQTQESRALARLLDYHLEQAEQTLETLREASAGAGPQELARLVRGTLQANPNFASLYILDSTGHVRVHAPEPPALLGFDLGSLPGVRELGAGQGVAYSPPYLALGQNEPVVLLALRGLDGAPLVGELRLGMFQLEILERMRFLGGSDRIFIKDQKGTLIAHPELHLVQERSNLGPAFPPDRHHLSGDAWIYWGQGGLLLGTSTRIQRTGWVIVDEVPLTRFWRVYVLGAVLGTLVSVILWLVLRFGIRRSMLRRISTPLEGLHQRSIALSEGRYQEARGSASLEGIVELEALDRAFREAADRLEARENALRESESRFRLLMESSGDAIFLFQVGQNGLPGVFLAANRAACEQLGHSPEDLLRLTPAAITSPEALEHFPEQWSRFLREGHVVVQTELVSCGGMRRPVELRAQLIEADGILQGVAIARDTSERKRVEALSTAMESILSKGRMAAYVAHEINSPLAGIQNAFLLVGAAVPPTHPAHRYVALIQGEIRRISGIVRMMYECYRPASAAPSEVPLAPLIQEIQTLLDAKARGLGVTLRPVLPDPDLRATLSPDLFRQVAINLLQNALEASPRGGEVSCRAEARGDRLLFQVSDHGPGIPQAYSEQVFETGFSTKHSAGSQMGLGLGLGISRKLAEGMGGSLAFANHTPPPGCTFTLELPLVPPE; encoded by the coding sequence ATGACCGGTCGGACTGCCACCACCCTCATCCGGGGTCTGGTCTTCTACCGGCTTTTCCTACCGGTCCTGCTGCTGGGAGTGGGCACCACCCTGGGACTGGGGTGCTACAACGCCGTCAAGCTGGCACGGCAGCAGACCCAGGAGTCCCGAGCCCTGGCCCGCTTGCTGGACTATCACCTGGAGCAGGCGGAGCAGACCCTGGAGACCCTCCGGGAGGCCTCCGCCGGCGCGGGTCCCCAGGAGCTGGCCCGCCTGGTCCGGGGCACCCTGCAGGCCAATCCCAACTTCGCTTCGCTCTACATCCTGGACAGCACCGGGCATGTCCGGGTCCATGCCCCAGAGCCCCCGGCCCTCCTGGGTTTCGACCTGGGCAGCCTCCCCGGCGTAAGGGAGCTGGGCGCAGGGCAGGGCGTGGCCTACTCCCCCCCCTACCTTGCCTTGGGGCAGAATGAGCCGGTGGTCCTGCTGGCCCTGCGGGGGCTGGATGGAGCCCCCCTGGTGGGTGAACTCAGACTGGGCATGTTCCAGCTGGAGATCCTGGAGCGGATGCGCTTCCTGGGTGGCAGTGATCGCATCTTCATCAAGGACCAGAAAGGCACTCTCATCGCCCACCCTGAGCTCCACCTGGTCCAGGAGCGCAGCAACCTGGGGCCGGCTTTTCCCCCGGACAGGCACCACCTCTCCGGGGATGCATGGATCTACTGGGGCCAGGGCGGCCTGCTCCTGGGCACCAGCACCCGGATCCAGCGCACGGGCTGGGTGATCGTAGACGAGGTCCCTCTCACCCGATTCTGGCGGGTCTATGTGCTGGGGGCCGTCCTTGGCACCTTGGTCTCAGTCATCCTCTGGCTGGTGCTGCGCTTCGGCATCCGGCGGAGCATGCTCCGGCGGATCAGCACGCCTCTAGAGGGTCTGCACCAGCGCAGCATCGCTCTGTCCGAGGGACGTTACCAAGAGGCGCGAGGATCCGCCTCACTGGAGGGGATTGTGGAGCTGGAAGCACTGGACCGTGCCTTCCGGGAGGCGGCAGATCGGCTGGAGGCCCGGGAGAACGCCCTTCGGGAAAGCGAGAGCCGCTTCCGCCTGCTCATGGAATCCAGTGGTGACGCAATCTTCCTCTTTCAGGTCGGCCAGAACGGCCTGCCCGGGGTTTTCCTGGCTGCCAACCGGGCGGCCTGCGAGCAGCTGGGACACAGTCCGGAGGACCTGCTGCGGCTCACGCCCGCAGCCATCACCAGTCCAGAGGCGCTGGAGCACTTTCCGGAACAGTGGAGCCGCTTCCTCCGGGAAGGCCATGTGGTGGTGCAGACGGAGCTTGTCTCATGCGGAGGCATGCGTCGGCCGGTGGAACTGCGCGCCCAGCTGATCGAAGCTGACGGCATCCTGCAGGGCGTGGCCATTGCCCGGGACACCTCCGAGCGCAAACGTGTGGAGGCCCTTTCCACCGCCATGGAGAGCATCCTTTCCAAGGGGCGGATGGCCGCCTACGTCGCCCATGAGATCAACAGCCCCCTGGCGGGCATCCAGAACGCCTTCCTCCTGGTGGGCGCCGCCGTGCCCCCCACCCACCCGGCCCACCGCTATGTGGCCCTGATCCAAGGGGAGATCCGCCGCATCAGCGGAATCGTCCGGATGATGTATGAATGCTACCGGCCCGCCAGCGCCGCCCCCAGCGAGGTCCCCCTGGCTCCGCTGATCCAGGAGATCCAGACCCTTCTGGACGCCAAGGCCCGCGGCCTCGGCGTCACCCTCCGGCCTGTCCTTCCGGACCCGGATCTCCGGGCGACCCTCTCTCCCGACCTCTTCCGCCAGGTCGCCATCAATCTTCTCCAGAATGCTCTGGAAGCCTCACCCCGGGGAGGCGAGGTCAGTTGCAGGGCAGAGGCCCGGGGTGACCGCCTCCTCTTCCAGGTGAGTGACCATGGGCCGGGCATCCCCCAGGCGTACAGCGAACAGGTCTTCGAAACCGGCTTCAGCACCAAGCACTCGGCCGGTAGCCAGATGGGCCTGGGCCTCGGCCTTGGCATCAGCCGCAAGCTCGCTGAGGGCATGGGCGGCAGCCTTGCCTTCGCCAACCACACCCCGCCCCCCGGCTGTACCTTTACCCTGGAACTGCCCCTCGTCCCCCCGGAGTGA
- a CDS encoding ABC transporter substrate-binding protein, whose amino-acid sequence MTGKLRRGRIWASLLLAVGLVVAGRSWQHQPIRIGFAAQLTGQQAELGRQERDGTLLAIEEANRRGGLGGRPLRLLVQDDAGQAERAAAVDRELIRQDVVAIIGHCTTTQTQAAMAVTEPAGMVLLGPTCSSPTLSGRDDHFFRVYPAFPESARHFARQVTRLNHGGRLGVLWDLDNASFTQPYAATFLEAYRGPGRGNAVQKPFSSRSRPDFNDLLQQLRSEGVAGLLIIASDADAALIAQRTRLMGWPVPLFAGAWAQTLTLLEQGGHAVEGMRLEQSYAPDARNPREQAFREAFERRFGHPPSFGAAFAYESAGILLAALARTQGSPRGLKEALLSIHDFPGLSGPITFDRYGDVQRPFYLTAVRGGRFVTLAPLEGPISPDGHP is encoded by the coding sequence GTGACAGGGAAGCTCAGACGAGGCCGGATATGGGCGTCCCTCCTCCTTGCCGTAGGGCTGGTGGTGGCCGGGCGGTCCTGGCAGCACCAGCCGATCCGCATCGGGTTCGCAGCCCAGCTCACTGGACAACAGGCGGAGCTGGGACGACAGGAGCGGGACGGGACTCTGCTCGCCATCGAGGAGGCCAACCGACGGGGCGGTCTCGGGGGACGCCCCCTCAGGCTCCTGGTGCAGGATGATGCCGGACAGGCCGAGCGGGCTGCGGCGGTAGACCGGGAGCTCATACGGCAGGACGTGGTAGCCATCATCGGGCACTGCACCACGACCCAGACCCAGGCGGCCATGGCCGTCACCGAACCCGCGGGGATGGTCCTTCTCGGCCCCACCTGCTCCAGCCCGACCCTGAGTGGCAGGGACGACCACTTCTTCAGGGTTTACCCGGCCTTCCCCGAAAGCGCACGCCACTTTGCCCGTCAGGTGACGCGCCTGAACCACGGCGGCCGCCTGGGCGTGCTCTGGGACCTGGACAACGCCTCCTTCACCCAACCCTATGCCGCCACCTTCCTGGAGGCCTACCGGGGCCCTGGCCGGGGGAATGCCGTGCAGAAGCCCTTCTCTTCCCGAAGCAGGCCAGATTTCAACGATCTGCTCCAGCAGCTACGGTCCGAGGGTGTGGCGGGACTCTTGATCATCGCCTCGGATGCCGACGCAGCCCTGATCGCCCAGAGAACCCGGCTCATGGGCTGGCCGGTACCGCTATTCGCGGGGGCCTGGGCCCAAACCCTCACTCTCCTGGAACAGGGAGGGCATGCCGTGGAGGGCATGCGTCTGGAACAGTCCTATGCCCCTGATGCAAGGAACCCCAGGGAGCAGGCCTTCCGGGAGGCCTTCGAGCGACGCTTCGGGCACCCGCCCAGTTTCGGTGCCGCCTTTGCCTACGAGTCCGCGGGCATTCTCCTTGCCGCCCTCGCCAGGACCCAGGGTTCGCCAAGGGGCCTAAAGGAGGCACTTCTGTCGATCCACGATTTTCCCGGCCTCTCCGGACCCATCACCTTCGATCGATATGGGGATGTGCAGCGCCCCTTCTACCTGACAGCTGTGCGGGGAGGCCGCTTCGTGACTCTGGCCCCCTTGGAGGGGCCCATCAGCCCCGACGGACACCCATGA
- a CDS encoding radical SAM protein, whose amino-acid sequence MSEPPALRLARAWPHRFTIQYPPSRDYFREHFRAPGLSRPVPASPRQLVYLHVPFCEQRCSYCNFAVETRSSASDRSAYVSALVAQIQALAAALPPEVRIPGIDLGGGTPTSLDPADLERLFEGIRLLLPRLEDAGGLSVETTPRIAAMAQDKLRILRQGGAERISMGLQSSRTAVLESIGRRRQRALEAEALASIRKAGFRRVNVDLIFGLPGQSLEDWRLDLEAALTLGTDAITTYDCLYRGQGRAFQATHHPPAPEHYGRMYDEAFERLSAAGYRAPYGSLTFSRHPGETGTSAYFEARLLDGLPYLGLGNYASSLDGEHWWFAPEDAGSWAKAVMAGAVLPVEEGYRLPAEERMAKYILLSLSFGRLDPTRFHRVFGEDLLSRFGPRLHRAFEEGLLLPGEEGFRIPSGQFRSMPLLRALFYPRGALNWVEGTAGAKANQPRR is encoded by the coding sequence GTGTCTGAGCCCCCCGCTCTTCGCCTGGCCCGGGCCTGGCCCCACCGTTTCACCATCCAGTATCCCCCCTCCAGGGACTACTTCAGGGAACACTTCCGGGCGCCGGGGCTATCCAGACCGGTTCCGGCCAGCCCCCGCCAGTTGGTCTACCTGCATGTCCCCTTCTGCGAGCAACGCTGCAGCTACTGCAACTTCGCCGTGGAGACCCGCTCAAGCGCCTCAGACCGCTCTGCTTACGTGAGCGCCCTGGTGGCCCAGATCCAGGCCCTCGCAGCCGCCCTGCCTCCAGAGGTGCGCATCCCGGGGATCGACCTCGGGGGAGGCACCCCCACCAGCCTCGACCCGGCGGATCTGGAGCGGCTCTTCGAGGGGATCCGCCTCCTCCTCCCACGCCTCGAGGATGCGGGGGGGCTATCCGTCGAGACCACCCCCCGCATCGCGGCGATGGCTCAGGACAAACTCCGCATCCTCCGCCAGGGAGGGGCCGAACGGATCTCCATGGGACTACAGAGCTCCCGGACAGCGGTCCTGGAGAGCATTGGCCGGAGGCGCCAGAGAGCCCTCGAGGCAGAGGCCCTCGCCAGCATCCGCAAGGCCGGATTCCGCCGGGTGAACGTGGACCTGATCTTCGGCCTGCCTGGGCAGAGCCTGGAGGACTGGAGGCTGGATCTGGAGGCCGCCCTGACCCTGGGCACCGATGCCATCACGACCTATGACTGCCTCTACCGCGGGCAGGGCCGGGCCTTCCAGGCCACCCACCACCCGCCGGCCCCAGAACACTATGGCCGGATGTATGACGAAGCCTTCGAGCGCCTCTCGGCGGCAGGCTACCGGGCACCTTATGGGTCCCTGACCTTTTCCAGACACCCCGGGGAGACCGGGACCTCGGCCTACTTCGAAGCGAGACTCCTGGATGGTCTGCCCTATCTGGGCCTGGGCAACTATGCCTCCAGTCTGGACGGTGAGCACTGGTGGTTTGCTCCGGAGGACGCCGGAAGCTGGGCCAAGGCTGTCATGGCAGGGGCGGTGCTCCCGGTGGAGGAGGGCTACCGCCTGCCCGCCGAGGAGCGCATGGCCAAGTACATCCTCCTGTCCCTGAGCTTCGGGAGACTGGACCCCACCCGCTTCCATCGGGTCTTCGGGGAGGATCTGCTCTCCCGCTTCGGGCCGAGGCTCCATCGCGCTTTTGAGGAGGGGCTGCTCCTCCCAGGGGAGGAAGGATTCCGAATCCCTTCGGGACAGTTCCGCAGCATGCCCCTTCTCCGGGCGCTCTTCTATCCCCGGGGTGCCCTGAACTGGGTCGAGGGCACCGCCGGGGCTAAGGCCAACCAGCCGCGGCGGTGA
- a CDS encoding DegT/DnrJ/EryC1/StrS family aminotransferase: MSRKYRYPCTGHTDHRGFGAFLERELHASRGNLNAFALELSELFGAAQLTLVNSGSSANLGAALALAEVTGKGGHAITAGFTFPTTLSALLFAGYEVSVVDTEEGGFALDPEAFRRAIRPDTRVVCLTHFLGFPAQLGTILEIAREHGLLVLQDACETMDLRIEGHPAHASGTLTTWSFYHPHHLSSYGGGGIISPDPEWRDRVESIVHWGRVCTCHYAPERCTAPAGMHHHFSYVREGLNLEMSELNACFGRFQLRTWQAQEARRHRHYALLHQALADLPGIRVWEAPAGNGSPFVFPIALRKGGMAQVALRLAGRGVELRNLIGGVITDQEAYRHLEDDGLPRARAMSSSAFLVGVHQTLPETDVAEVAGILREELARV, encoded by the coding sequence ATGAGCCGAAAATACCGCTATCCCTGCACGGGCCACACGGACCACCGAGGCTTCGGGGCCTTCCTGGAGCGGGAGCTCCATGCCAGCCGGGGCAACCTCAACGCCTTCGCCCTTGAGCTCTCGGAGCTCTTCGGGGCAGCCCAGCTGACCCTGGTGAACTCCGGCTCCTCGGCCAACCTGGGGGCCGCCCTGGCCCTGGCAGAGGTGACGGGCAAGGGGGGGCACGCCATCACGGCGGGTTTCACCTTCCCCACCACCCTCTCCGCCCTGCTCTTCGCAGGCTATGAGGTGAGCGTCGTCGACACGGAGGAGGGAGGCTTCGCCCTGGATCCGGAGGCCTTCCGGCGGGCCATCCGCCCCGACACCCGGGTGGTGTGCCTCACCCACTTTCTGGGCTTTCCCGCCCAGCTCGGCACGATTCTGGAGATCGCCCGGGAGCATGGCCTGCTGGTGCTCCAGGACGCCTGCGAGACCATGGACCTGCGGATCGAGGGGCACCCGGCCCACGCATCAGGCACCCTGACCACCTGGAGCTTCTACCATCCCCACCACCTGAGCAGCTACGGCGGCGGCGGGATCATCTCCCCGGATCCGGAGTGGCGGGACCGGGTGGAGTCCATCGTCCATTGGGGGCGGGTCTGCACCTGCCACTATGCGCCGGAGCGCTGCACAGCCCCGGCCGGAATGCACCACCACTTCTCCTACGTACGGGAGGGACTGAACCTGGAGATGTCGGAACTCAATGCCTGCTTCGGGCGATTCCAGCTCCGCACCTGGCAGGCACAGGAGGCCCGCAGGCATCGGCACTATGCCCTGCTCCACCAGGCCCTGGCGGATCTGCCCGGCATCCGGGTCTGGGAGGCCCCGGCAGGCAACGGCTCCCCCTTTGTCTTTCCCATCGCCCTGCGGAAGGGTGGCATGGCGCAGGTGGCCCTGCGCCTTGCCGGGCGCGGGGTGGAACTGCGCAACCTCATCGGAGGGGTCATCACCGACCAGGAGGCCTACCGACACCTGGAGGACGATGGGCTCCCCCGGGCCCGGGCCATGTCCAGCTCCGCCTTTCTCGTCGGGGTCCACCAGACCCTGCCGGAGACCGATGTGGCGGAGGTGGCCGGAATCCTCCGGGAGGAGCTGGCCCGTGTCTGA